A genomic stretch from Lathyrus oleraceus cultivar Zhongwan6 chromosome 2, CAAS_Psat_ZW6_1.0, whole genome shotgun sequence includes:
- the LOC127119337 gene encoding spermidine synthase 1: MAAPENTLHSTDSPLKRQREDEVNGVSDTLSKEPQPNGLSSVIPGWFSEISPMWPGEAHSLKVEKILFQGKSDYQDVMVFQSATYGKVLILDGVIQLTERDECAYQEMITHLPLCSIPNPKKVLVIGGGDGGVLREVARHSSVEKIDICEIDKMVVDVSKEYFPDIAVGFADPRVTLNIGDGVAFLKAAPEGTYDAVIVDSSDPIGPAQELFEKPFFESVARALRPGGVVCTQAESIWLHMHIIEDIVVNCRQVFKGSVNYAWTTVPTYPSGMIGFMLCSTEGPSVDFKHPVNPIDENDSQQAARPLKFYNREIHSAAFCLPSFAKRAIASKEN, encoded by the exons ATGGCGGCACCAGAAAACACACTTCATTCCACAGATTCTCCCTTAAAGAGGCAAAGAGAAGATGAAGTGAACGGTGTCTCCGATACTCTCTCCAAAGAACCCCAGCCTAATGGTTTATCATCTGTTATTCCTGGATGGTTCTCTGAAATTAGCCCAATGTGGCCAG GGGAAGCACACTCCTTGAAAGTGGAAAAAATTTTGTTTCAAGGAAAGTCTGATTATCAGGATGTTATGGTCTTCCAG TCAGCGACATATGGCAAGGTTCTTATTTTGGATGGAGTCATTCAGCTCACAGAAAGAGATGAGTGTGCCTACCAAGAGATGATCACTCATCTTCCTCTTTGCTCTATTCCAAACCCCAAAAAG GTTTTGGTTATTGGTGGAGGAGACGGGGGAGTCCTGCGGGAAGTTGCACGCCACTCTTCAGTCGAAAAGATAGACATTTGCGAAATAGACAAGATGGTTGTCGATGTCTCCAAAGAATATTTCCCTGATATAGCAGTAGGTTTTGCGGATCCACGTGTGACACTTAATATCGGTGATG GAGTTGCATTTTTGAAGGCAGCTCCAGAAGGAACTTATGATGCAGTTATAGTGGATTCATCTGATCCTATTG GCCCTGCTCAAGAGCTTTTTGAAAAGCCCTTTTTTGAGTCGGTTGCAAGGGCTCTTCGTCCAGGAGGAGTTGTGTGTACTCAAGCGGAAAGTATATGGCTTCATATGCACATCATTGAGGACATTGTGGTGAACTGCCGCCAGGTATTCAAAGGGTCTGTCAACTATGCTTGGACCACAGTTCCTACATACCCAAG TGGGATGATTGGTTTTATGCTTTGCTCAACCGAGGGACCTTCCGTTGATTTCAAGCATCCGGTGAATCCTATTGATGAGAATGATAGCCAGCAGGCGGCACGACCATTGAAATTTTACAACCGTGAG aTTCATTCAGCAGCCTTCTGTTTGCCATCTTTTGCCAAGAGGGCAATTGCTTCTAAAGAAAATTAA